The Setaria viridis chromosome 6, Setaria_viridis_v4.0, whole genome shotgun sequence genome contains a region encoding:
- the LOC117862055 gene encoding uncharacterized protein, translating into MSEFDQTCTRWYGGKDLSGLLEMELSLMYDILYTKAAVVHTWYGYTILVVSPLATSAALLLFHYSSDKHGKSKVNVGITYTLLSGTLALETISVARAIGSTWACALMYCCGWERLLGAVTYLRRRIGAASKRRWSGSMGQYNLLHLCTRDRTELGGRLAAKLGLRSWWNKVHYSGTIAISTTYLKDRMLPVFSYVHPKARGIHALNGMGIFKNSAQYIHSTLSDFAFDDSILFWHIATDVYLSESKVEHEEKLVAAVQVLSNYMMFLMIAQPEMLTAPIQQGQYVDTFNDLDRMWDRHCSANQNQGPLVEKWWSMLKKLFQSDKPNASRMRQRKELATKFLTVDADTIHEEGYNGPAFFHGRGIASWLLATDSDSTLEVIFRVWLEMLCYAAHHCSRDSHARQLNNGGEFLTVVWLLSHWQNRA; encoded by the exons ATGTCCGAGTTTGATCAGACTTGCACAAGGTGGTACGGTGGCAAGGACTTGTCCGGGTTACTCGAGATGGAGCTATCCCTCATGTACGACATCCTCTACACCAAGGCTGCCGTGGTCCACACATGGTATGGCTACACTATACTTGTTGTCTCGCCGCTTGCAACATCTGCCGCCCTCTTGCTCTTCCACTACTCGAGCGACAAGCATGGTAAAAGCAAGGTTAATGTCGGAATCACCTATACATTGCTGTCAGGGACCTTGGCCCTAGAGACCATATCAGTGGCTAGGGCCATCGGGTCGACCTGGGCGTGCGCCTTGATGTACTGCTGTGGGTGGGAGCGACTTCTAGGTGCCGTCACTTACCTCCGCCGGCGCATCGGGGCGGCAAGCAAGAGAAGGTGGTCAGGCTCCATGGGTCAGTACAACTTGCTCCACCTGTGCACCCGTGACAGGACCGAGCTTGGCGGCAGGCTGGCTGCGAAGCTGGGGCTTCGGAGCTGGTGGAACAAAGTCCACTACTCTGGCACCATAGCAATCTCAACAACATATCTCAAGGACCGGATGCTGCCCGTGTTTTCCTACGTCCATCCCAAAGCACGAGGCATCCATGCTCTAAATGGCATGGGGATATTCAAAAACTCTGCTCAATATATTCACTCGACTCTTAGCGATTTTGCCTTTGACGACAGCATTCTGTTTTGGCACATTGCTActgatgtctacctttctgagTCAAAGGTTGAACATGAAGAGAAACTTGTCGCGGCAGTCCAAGTTCTCTCCAATTACATGATGTTCCTGATGATAGCGCAACCTGAGATGCTGACCGCCCCAATCCAGCAAGGCCAGTATGTTGATACCTTTAATGACTTGGACAGAATGTGGGATCGCCACTGCTCAGCTAATCAGAATCAGGGACCTCTCGTCGAAAAGTGGTGGAGTATGCTGAAGAAACTGTTCCAGAGTGACAAACCCAATGCTTCCAGGATGCGGCAGAGAAAGGAGCTTGCCACGAAATTCCTCACCGTCGATGCTGACACAATTCATGAAGAG GGTTATAACGGGCCTGCTTTCTTCCATGGACGTGGAATTGCTTCCTGGCTTCTCGCAACGGACTCGGACTCCACGTTGGAAGTGATCTTTAGGGTGTGGTTGGAGATGCTGTGCTATGCTGCCCACCACTGCAGTAGGGATTCCCATGCTAGGCAGCTCAACAATGGCGGCGAGTTCCTCACTGTTGTGTGGCTCTTGTCACATTGGCAAAATCGTGCATAG
- the LOC140223080 gene encoding uncharacterized protein produces MAQGLARFWNEWGIQVLVLFSFTLQVMLLAFAETRRRKSSAPLRLLLWLMYQLADSTAIYTLGHLSVASSKAQDQHLVAFWAPFLLVHLGGPGTITAYALEDNRLWLRHLLTLSVQILGAAFVIYKYIVRRRTLLLLAAILVFVVGVLRYGERTWALWCGNTSSIRAL; encoded by the coding sequence ATGGCTCAAGGTTTAGCGCGTTTCTGGAACGAATGGGGGATCCAAGTGCTGGTCCTCTTCAGCTTCACGTTGCAAGTCATGCTGCTTGCGTTCGCGGAGACTCGCCGGCGCAAATCCTCAGCTCCGCTGAGGCTTCTCCTGTGGCTCATGTACCAGCTGGCTGACTCCACGGCGATATACACCCTTGGCCACCTGTCTGTGGCCAGCAGCAAGGCACAGGACCAGCACTTGGTCGCCTTTTGGGCGCCATTCCTGCTGGTACACCTTGGGGGCCCGGGTACCATCACCGCCTATGCCTTGGAGGACAATCGGCTGTGGCTCCGGCACCTGCTCACTCTCTCCGTGCAGATCCTGGGAGCCGCCTTCGTCATCTACAAGTACATTGTCCGTCGCCGGACCTTGCTCCTACTGGCAGCTATCCTGGTGTTCGTCGTCGGTGTCCTCAGGTACGGAGAGAGGACATGGGCGCTCTGGTGTGGCAACACGAGCAGCATCCGAGCACTCTGA